One genomic segment of Elgaria multicarinata webbii isolate HBS135686 ecotype San Diego chromosome 9, rElgMul1.1.pri, whole genome shotgun sequence includes these proteins:
- the LOC134403712 gene encoding uncharacterized protein LOC134403712 — protein MSRGTFFEIVEELRPHLDRRLTVMRRPIPVEKRLAITLWRLATPCVYRTTAEQFGVGCSTAAQIVLEVCFAMEVTLLARTVKIGNVAEIMHGFGELGFPHCVGAVDGSHIPLQSPIHQASEYINRKDDYSMILQGTCDHKGRFINVEIGWSGKNHDAYVFANSGLCETMDAGVFVPTHPTIRLHGQQIPPLIIADGAYPLREWLMKPYGGALTPQQAHFNRCLRRARLVVEQAFGRLKGRWRSIGVRLELAEENIPSVISACVILHNICETKGHAMLVEAAEHNSVELATLGEPYVNEANRHTREGHKVRDAVREFLWANRR, from the exons atgagcaggggcaccttttttgaaatcgtggaggagttgcggccgcatctggacaggaggttgactgtcatgcgtagacctatcccagtggagaaacgcctagccatcaccctatggaggctggctaccccttgcgtctacaggaccacagcagagcagttcggggtaggctgctctacggcggcacaaatagtcctggaggtgtgctttgccatggaagtgaccctcctagctcgtacagtcaagattgggaacgtggcagag atcatgcatggttttggggagctggggttccctcattgtgtgggcgcagtggatggcagccatattcctctccaatctccgatacaccaagcctcagaatacataaacaggaaggatgactactccatgattctgcaggggacctgcgaccacaaggggcggttcatcaatgtggaaataggatggagcggcaagaaccatgatgcctatgtctttgccaactcaggcctctgtgagacgatggatgcaggtgtcttcgtgcctacccatccaacaatcagattgcacggccagcagattccacccctcattattgcggatggcgcgtaccctttgcgtgagtggttgatgaaaccctatggtggggcactcactccacagcaagcccacttcaaccgctgtcttaggcgagcacgccttgtggtggagcaggcgttcggccgcctcaaggggaggtggcggagcataggcgtgcgcctggagctggccgaagaaaacatcccttcggtcatcagtgcttgcgtcatcctgcacaacatctgcgaaaccaaggggcacgccatgctcgtggaggcggcggagcacaattctgttgagctggctactctgggcgagccctacgtcaatgaggccaatcgccacacccgggaagggcacaaggtgcgggatgctgtcagagagttcctgtgggctaaccgccgctga